From the genome of Actinomycetota bacterium, one region includes:
- a CDS encoding HNH endonuclease gives MPRQPNQEAAHVRVNTAFNRLLALPGAWVESVAFTQPGAPARPGVGGAGGARRARPGAVGVRRRLFTGAVPRAVEVRDRECFHAFCDRRPEDCEIDHVQPYSAGGPTVEDNGRAACGYHNRLRHRRS, from the coding sequence CTGCCAAGACAACCGAACCAGGAGGCAGCGCACGTGCGCGTCAACACTGCATTCAACCGGCTGCTCGCCCTGCCGGGCGCGTGGGTGGAGTCGGTCGCCTTCACTCAGCCTGGTGCGCCTGCTCGACCGGGCGTGGGTGGAGCGGGTGGTGCTCGACGGGCCCGACCGGGTGCAGTCGGGGTGCGCCGGCGCCTCTTCACCGGCGCCGTCCCCCGCGCCGTCGAGGTGCGCGACCGGGAGTGCTTCCATGCGTTCTGCGACCGTCGCCCCGAGGACTGCGAGATCGACCACGTGCAGCCGTACTCGGCGGGCGGGCCCACCGTCGAGGACAACGGCCGGGCGGCCTGCGGCTACCACAACCGTCTGCGTCATCGACGAAGCTAG
- a CDS encoding methyltransferase domain-containing protein yields the protein MPSARAPEPASTREPPPDPNRFARELFTGLPRHYDLLEAILSLGQNGRWRRVMVDHVAPAAPARVLDVATGTAGVALQLGERTPGCIVGVDLTEAMLRRGRENVARRRAGSRVHLVAGRAEQLPFPDDAFDALTFTYLLRYVADPAATLVELARVLKPGAPMASLEFHVPPSRLWRAWWWLYTRGVLPAAGGLAGRSWFRVGRFLGPSISEHYRRYSLPSTVAMWRDAGLIDVEFSLMSLGGGLVMWGRNGG from the coding sequence ATGCCCTCGGCGCGAGCCCCAGAGCCGGCGTCGACTCGTGAGCCGCCGCCGGATCCGAACCGTTTCGCACGAGAGCTGTTCACCGGCCTCCCGAGGCACTACGACCTTCTCGAGGCGATCCTCTCGCTCGGTCAGAACGGGCGTTGGCGGCGGGTCATGGTTGACCATGTCGCTCCGGCTGCTCCAGCGCGCGTCCTTGACGTCGCCACAGGAACGGCGGGTGTCGCCCTCCAGCTCGGCGAGCGCACGCCGGGCTGCATCGTGGGTGTCGACCTCACCGAGGCCATGTTGCGGCGGGGCCGGGAGAACGTCGCCCGCCGTCGCGCCGGGAGCCGCGTCCACCTCGTCGCCGGTCGAGCCGAGCAGCTCCCCTTTCCCGACGACGCCTTCGACGCTCTCACGTTCACGTACCTCTTGCGATACGTCGCCGACCCCGCTGCCACGCTCGTCGAGCTGGCTCGTGTGCTGAAGCCCGGTGCTCCCATGGCCAGTCTCGAGTTCCACGTGCCGCCCAGCCGCCTCTGGCGGGCGTGGTGGTGGTTGTACACGCGGGGCGTGCTGCCGGCAGCGGGCGGCCTGGCCGGACGCTCCTGGTTCAGGGTGGGTCGGTTCCTCGGCCCCAGCATCTCGGAGCATTACCGGCGCTACTCGTTGCCCTCGACGGTTGCGATGTGGCGGGATGCCGGCCTCATCGACGTCGAGTTCAGCCTCATGAGCCTCGGCGGCGGCTTGGTGATGTGGGGACGGAACGGTGGCTGA
- a CDS encoding geranylgeranyl reductase family protein — protein MPDRRFDVLVIGAGPAGSVAALVLARGGARVALVDKARFPRDKACGDLVGPRGVQLLSDLAIELPPTAMVGDMIVVGPTGRRVRLPCCPGTTYPGYGFASPRASLDATLQEAAVSAGAEPFVGRAAEPVFRDMSLDGFVLSGGERVCADVVIGADGASSRVAEVARLVDSTRVLWGFALRAYVDDPVQVPNIVLWEPAAWRGFPGYGWLFPGVGSRANVGLGLGVLSDRRAGAGAAQHFGSFLEHLWRLGVLDARLPPSAVRNRLGGWLKLGMVGTTPARGRVLLVGDAAGLVNPLQGEGISQAMRSGRAAAEAVLTGPEAAATRYRAYLASAFAPYQSAAAPAHAALLPRPRATAAIGRLLTAPGVGRVVAGGWSIFWNDLLEGAAPGPARSLASTAARVGRVAMAPSRTRRWFTRELAPSPGPPLAT, from the coding sequence ATGCCGGACAGGCGCTTCGACGTCCTCGTGATCGGGGCGGGGCCCGCCGGCAGCGTGGCCGCCCTCGTCCTTGCCCGCGGTGGCGCCCGCGTCGCGCTCGTGGACAAGGCCCGATTCCCACGCGACAAGGCCTGCGGCGACCTCGTCGGCCCGCGGGGCGTGCAACTCCTGAGCGATCTGGCCATCGAGTTGCCCCCCACCGCGATGGTCGGCGACATGATCGTGGTGGGGCCGACCGGCCGGCGTGTCCGCCTCCCCTGCTGTCCCGGCACGACCTATCCGGGGTACGGGTTCGCGTCACCGCGCGCCTCCTTGGACGCGACACTGCAGGAGGCGGCCGTTTCGGCCGGGGCCGAACCCTTCGTCGGACGCGCGGCGGAGCCCGTCTTCCGGGACATGTCCCTCGACGGCTTCGTCTTGTCCGGCGGCGAGCGCGTGTGTGCAGATGTGGTGATCGGGGCCGACGGCGCCTCCAGCCGCGTCGCCGAGGTCGCCCGGCTGGTGGACTCCACGCGGGTGCTCTGGGGCTTCGCGCTTCGCGCCTACGTCGATGACCCCGTGCAGGTGCCGAACATCGTCCTGTGGGAGCCGGCCGCCTGGCGCGGCTTTCCCGGTTACGGCTGGCTGTTCCCAGGGGTCGGCAGTCGGGCCAACGTGGGCCTCGGCCTCGGTGTGCTCTCGGATCGCAGGGCGGGCGCCGGAGCGGCCCAGCACTTCGGTTCATTCCTCGAGCACCTGTGGCGACTCGGAGTCCTCGATGCCCGCCTCCCGCCGTCGGCGGTGCGGAATCGCCTCGGCGGATGGCTCAAGCTGGGCATGGTCGGCACCACGCCCGCCCGCGGCCGGGTGCTCCTCGTGGGCGACGCCGCCGGCCTGGTCAACCCGCTCCAGGGCGAGGGCATCTCCCAGGCCATGCGAAGCGGCCGGGCCGCGGCCGAGGCCGTGCTCACCGGGCCGGAGGCGGCGGCGACGCGATACCGCGCCTACCTCGCGTCCGCGTTCGCCCCGTACCAGTCGGCCGCGGCTCCCGCGCACGCCGCGTTACTGCCTCGGCCGAGGGCAACCGCCGCCATCGGGCGACTCCTCACGGCGCCGGGCGTCGGACGGGTCGTCGCCGGTGGGTGGTCGATCTTCTGGAACGACCTGCTCGAGGGCGCGGCGCCAGGTCCGGCTCGCTCGCTCGCATCCACCGCCGCTCGTGTCGGCCGGGTGGCGATGGCGCCGAGTCGCACCCGTCGATGGTTCACCCGCGAGCTCGCGCCGTCACCCGGGCCACCACTTGCGACGTGA
- a CDS encoding antitermination protein NusG: protein MVFAIGLGRALGIAGSRWVHLLAGITWIGLLYYFNFVQTPSFATFEAGSRTEAVGKLVPRALWWFRMAAALTFVTGILILGFQDEFHADYFKTFSGMSIFAGALIATVMFLNVWLVIWPNQRIVIGNAQRTAAGQEADPAAAPAARKAALASRTNTLFSISVMWFMIGTSHWVAITQRFGFIPGSGKRAVWYIVVIALTALIEANALGLLGGYAPSPTRKFLDDHRQTIVAGFVLWAIYFALQLILSA from the coding sequence ATGGTTTTCGCGATCGGTTTGGGACGCGCACTGGGCATCGCCGGCTCGCGCTGGGTGCATCTGCTCGCGGGCATCACGTGGATCGGGTTGCTGTACTACTTCAACTTCGTCCAGACGCCCTCATTCGCGACCTTCGAGGCAGGATCACGGACCGAAGCGGTGGGCAAGCTCGTCCCGCGCGCCCTGTGGTGGTTCCGGATGGCTGCCGCGCTCACGTTCGTCACGGGCATCCTGATCCTCGGATTCCAGGACGAATTCCACGCCGACTACTTCAAGACGTTCTCGGGGATGAGCATCTTCGCCGGCGCGCTCATCGCCACGGTGATGTTCCTGAACGTCTGGCTGGTCATCTGGCCGAATCAGCGCATCGTGATCGGGAACGCACAGCGGACCGCAGCCGGTCAGGAGGCCGATCCCGCGGCCGCGCCCGCCGCCCGCAAGGCCGCGCTCGCGTCCAGGACGAACACACTGTTCTCCATCTCGGTCATGTGGTTCATGATCGGGACGAGCCACTGGGTCGCGATCACCCAACGGTTCGGCTTCATCCCTGGCAGCGGCAAGCGGGCCGTCTGGTACATCGTCGTGATCGCGTTGACGGCGCTCATCGAGGCCAACGCTCTGGGCCTCTTGGGTGGCTATGCGCCCTCGCCGACCCGCAAGTTCCTCGACGACCACCGTCAGACGATCGTGGCGGGCTTCGTCCTCTGGGCGATCTATTTCGCGCTGCAGCTGATCCTGTCGGCATAG
- the queD gene encoding 6-carboxytetrahydropterin synthase QueD, which yields MTVEIFKEFTFEAAHRLPNVPPGHKCARLHGHSFNVSVHVVGPVGDETGWVRDFADLACAMQPVLHQLDHYYLNEIEGLENPTSEILARWIWRRLHPAMPDLSQVVVRETCTSGCVYRGEP from the coding sequence ATGACGGTGGAGATCTTCAAGGAGTTCACCTTCGAGGCGGCGCATCGCCTCCCGAACGTTCCTCCCGGTCACAAGTGTGCGCGCCTTCACGGCCACTCCTTCAACGTCTCGGTGCACGTGGTCGGACCCGTCGGTGATGAGACCGGATGGGTCCGCGATTTCGCCGACCTCGCCTGCGCGATGCAGCCCGTGCTCCATCAGCTCGACCACTACTACTTGAACGAGATCGAGGGACTCGAGAACCCCACCAGCGAGATCCTCGCCCGTTGGATCTGGCGCCGTCTGCACCCGGCGATGCCAGACCTGTCGCAGGTTGTCGTGCGCGAGACGTGCACGTCGGGATGTGTGTATCGGGGCGAGCCGTGA
- a CDS encoding 7-cyano-7-deazaguanine synthase, which yields MCVSGRAVTAASSAGAGARRDVAVLVSGGLDSAILVAELLSQGWVVHPIYVRFGLAWELTEEEHLRRFLDTLRSPAPEPLRVLNVPIALIYGTHWSVSGDRVPDDGSADEAVYLPGRNLLLLAQPSVWCALNGVHTIALGTLKGNPFPDSSREFFDDFAGLVRRGMGHSLEVVTPFAGLTKADVLALGHGLALQHTLSCIDPQGGRHCGRCNKCAERRLAFSALQIDDVTEYEQP from the coding sequence ATGTGTGTATCGGGGCGAGCCGTGACCGCGGCTTCCTCCGCTGGCGCGGGTGCGCGTCGCGACGTCGCGGTGCTGGTGAGCGGAGGTCTCGACAGCGCGATCCTCGTCGCCGAGCTCTTGAGCCAAGGTTGGGTGGTCCACCCGATCTACGTGCGGTTTGGTCTTGCCTGGGAGTTGACCGAGGAGGAGCATCTGCGACGCTTCCTCGACACGCTGAGGAGTCCCGCGCCCGAACCACTCAGGGTGCTGAACGTTCCGATCGCGCTCATCTACGGCACGCACTGGAGCGTCTCCGGAGACAGGGTGCCCGACGACGGATCCGCCGACGAGGCCGTCTATCTCCCGGGACGCAACCTGTTGCTGCTCGCCCAACCCAGCGTCTGGTGCGCGCTCAACGGCGTACACACGATCGCCCTCGGCACCTTGAAGGGAAACCCGTTTCCGGACAGCTCCCGTGAGTTCTTCGACGACTTCGCTGGGCTCGTGCGACGCGGCATGGGACACTCTCTCGAAGTCGTCACGCCCTTCGCGGGACTGACGAAGGCCGATGTGCTCGCACTGGGCCACGGTCTCGCGTTGCAGCACACGTTGTCGTGCATCGATCCGCAGGGAGGGCGCCACTGCGGACGCTGCAACAAGTGCGCCGAACGTCGCCTTGCATTCTCCGCGCTGCAGATCGACGACGTCACCGAGTACGAGCAGCCCTGA
- a CDS encoding glycosyltransferase family 9 protein, translating into MSERDPGVNRVYVAPISFGLGDLVVSLPAIQALIARGREPRVETWLVARSAAQARLADRIVGLTGWVGEESFDRDDHDGHFVDLRDHPLERDWWWGSAEFEDAFGTLSINDILSRICADFGIPADFTRPTPLAALPRPELGSSVILVTESDGASKQWSVDGWRTLADGLRARELDVQMLTRDEAAPEMRALGIVEARAPSPGEALDVIGAARAVIGIDTGLTHLAVQQGTPTVTICRAPAVYFRPWPHTAAVVGDRCDDACIAAEKEYAYNDRVDLRGFRRQPRICPVGGRCLDAVQPEDVLAALARALRRDSRATARR; encoded by the coding sequence GTGTCCGAGCGGGATCCCGGCGTGAATCGCGTGTATGTGGCGCCCATCTCCTTCGGCCTAGGAGACCTCGTGGTCTCGCTCCCCGCCATCCAGGCGTTGATCGCACGGGGCCGAGAGCCGCGCGTCGAGACCTGGCTGGTCGCCCGCTCGGCTGCTCAGGCACGGCTGGCCGACCGGATCGTCGGGTTGACCGGCTGGGTCGGTGAAGAGTCGTTCGACCGCGATGATCACGACGGTCACTTCGTCGACCTGCGTGATCATCCCCTCGAGCGAGACTGGTGGTGGGGCTCGGCCGAGTTCGAGGACGCATTCGGAACGCTCTCGATCAACGACATCCTCAGCCGGATCTGCGCGGACTTCGGCATCCCTGCGGACTTCACGCGACCGACTCCGTTGGCCGCCTTGCCGCGACCCGAGCTCGGGTCCTCCGTGATCCTGGTGACCGAAAGCGATGGAGCATCGAAGCAATGGTCGGTGGACGGCTGGAGAACACTCGCGGACGGTCTCCGCGCACGGGAGCTCGACGTGCAAATGCTCACTCGCGACGAGGCCGCGCCCGAGATGCGCGCGCTGGGGATCGTGGAAGCGCGCGCGCCCTCGCCCGGCGAGGCGCTCGACGTGATCGGCGCAGCTCGCGCGGTCATCGGGATCGACACCGGGTTGACGCACCTCGCGGTCCAGCAAGGGACGCCGACGGTCACGATCTGCCGCGCCCCCGCCGTCTACTTCCGCCCTTGGCCGCATACGGCCGCGGTCGTCGGCGATCGGTGTGACGACGCCTGCATCGCCGCCGAGAAGGAGTACGCGTACAACGATCGCGTCGACTTGCGCGGGTTCCGCCGGCAGCCGCGCATCTGCCCGGTAGGGGGCCGCTGCCTCGACGCCGTCCAGCCGGAGGACGTCCTCGCCGCGCTCGCGCGTGCGCTGCGACGCGACAGCCGGGCGACAGCGCGTCGGTGA
- a CDS encoding DUF4254 domain-containing protein has product MVAPTNLPSISAVIAEFRRAHREPARASSGVLGLLLALHHNNVVQWTREDAARRDDADDRAVATAKRDIDALNAKRHELVEAIDAMLASSLDQNPAAPPVTESPAMVFDRLSVLVIRRCFTEEAASSQRADRDLYPARLPRLDRQLSLLQAGLEALFDDVRSGRKRFLPYQSLKLYGSDATRHRRDSS; this is encoded by the coding sequence TCAGCGCCGTCATCGCGGAGTTCAGGCGAGCGCACCGCGAGCCCGCACGCGCGTCCAGCGGGGTGCTCGGATTGCTGCTCGCGCTCCACCACAACAACGTCGTGCAGTGGACCCGCGAAGACGCCGCACGCCGCGACGACGCGGATGACCGCGCCGTGGCGACCGCCAAGCGAGACATCGACGCGCTCAACGCCAAGCGACACGAGCTCGTCGAGGCCATCGACGCAATGCTGGCGAGCAGCCTCGATCAGAACCCTGCGGCACCACCGGTGACCGAGAGCCCCGCGATGGTGTTCGACCGCTTGTCGGTGCTCGTGATCCGTCGGTGTTTCACCGAAGAGGCTGCGAGCTCGCAACGAGCCGATCGCGACCTCTACCCGGCGCGCTTGCCGCGTTTGGACCGGCAACTCTCGCTGCTGCAAGCGGGATTGGAGGCGCTCTTCGACGATGTGCGAAGCGGCCGCAAGCGGTTCTTGCCGTATCAGAGCCTCAAGCTGTACGGCTCGGACGCGACCCGTCACAGGCGCGACTCGTCATGA